AAATGAACACATTCAACGTCGGGACTTTCCGCCTCAGGTTTTACCGTAAAAAGATTCGCTCAAGGTCATTCCAGAACGCAAAAATCATGACGCCCACTAATAACACGAGGCCTGCCTGTTGTGCTACTTCTCTTTGGCGTTCACCGAGGGGCTTCCTGAGGATGGCCTCAATCAGGAAAAATAACAGATGGCCGCCGTCGAGAATGGGAATAGGGAGCAAGTTAAGGACGCCCAGATTGATGCTGAGAATGGCGATGAGAAAGACCACACTCGAGGCCCCTTGCGCAGCGGCTTCTCCGGAAATATTCGCGATCGTCAGCGGTCCTCCGATATTTTTACTGGAGATGTCCCCCACGATCATCTTGTAGAGACCGATGGCCGTCAGCTCGGTCCAGCCCCACGTGGCTCCCAAGCCGTCATAGAGTGACAACAGCGGGGTGCTGGAGCGCATGATCGAACGGCCGGGTCCTGAAATGCCGATCTTGCCAACCTCGACCGATTGGCCATTGACCATGGTCTTCTCGGCAGAGGGCGTCACGGTCAGTGGAATCCGCTGTCCTTCCCGCAGAACCTCGATCTTGAGTGGGTGGCTGGGGTTTTCTTTCACTATACCGGTCATCTGTGACCAGGTATGGATCGTGTGGCCCTCGATGTTGGCGACATGGTCACCTGCCTGTAGCCCGGCTTTGGCTGCTGGAGAGCCTTGCATGACGGAAGTCACAAGGGGAGGTGTTTCTTCGACGCCTAAGTAATAGGCGGGCTCTTGTGTCGAGGCCTGTGGTCCAGGGGCAGTGGTGGGCGTCACCGACAGTGTTTTGACCTGGCCGTCTCGTTTAATCTCAAGCGTCAGCGCCTGGCCCTTACTTTTCGCCACAGCGTCGAATAGTTCCGTCCTGGTCGAGATCTCCTGTCCGTTGACTCGGCTGATATGGTCGCCGATCTGGATGCCGGCCGTGTCGGCTGGAGAGCCGGGGACCATCGCTTCGACATCGGGATTCAAGTCTTGGAACGTGGGAACGAATAGTGGCGCCCCGGTGGCGAGCCATCCCGCAAAAATAAAATAGGCCAGAATAAAGTTAAATCCAGGCCCTGCGGCGACGATCAGGACTTTCCCCCAGAGGCCTTGGTGCGCAAAGGACCTGGTCCGATCCTCTGGCGTGGTGGCCTCGGTTTCATCTTCGCCGAACAGCTTGACGTAGCCACCCAGTGGGATGGCTGAGAGAAGATATTCGGTTTCGCCCATTTGGCGGCCGAAAATCTTCGGTCCGAATCCCAGAGAGAATTTGAGGACCTTGACGCCGACCCAGCGAGCGGCCAGGAAATGCCCGAGTTCATGGAACGCGACGAGCACGCCGAGGACGACCAGGAACCACCAGGCCTTCTGCAAAAGCAACCAGAGGGTATCGGGGGACCAGGTGAATGCCATGAACACGGTGTATGCTCCTTCGTGTGAAACTAGCGTGCCAATGCGACGACCAATGACTCTGCCTTCTCTCGGGCCCAGCGATCTGCCTCTAGGGCCTCTTCCAGCGTATCCACTTCTTTGGGGCTATGGGCGCTCATCGTGCTGCGAATAATGTCTACAATATCGGTAAACCGAACGCCCCCATTCAGGAACGCCTCAACCGCCACTTCGTTGGCGGCATTCATCGTGGCCGGCATCGTTCCGCCGATCCGCAGCGATTCAAATCCAAGGTCTAAACAGGGAAACCGGTCGTGATCCGGTTTGCAGAACGTCAACTTTCCGATCTCCGTCAGATCCAGTGACGGGAGGTCCAGCGGCAGGCGCCCTGGGTATCGCATCGCATAGGATATAGGCGTTCGCATATCCGGTAATCCCAACTGCGCAATCATCGAACGATCTTCATACTCTACCAGAGAATGGATGATGCTTTCCCGATGGATCATCACTTCGATTTGCGACTCCGGGATGTCGAAGAGCCAGCGGGCTTCCACGACTTCAAGTCCCTTATTCATGAGGGTGGCAGAATCGATGGTGATTTTGGCGCCCATTTTCCAATTGGGATGCTGGAGCGCCCGTTCGGGGGTCACATCGCGCAGCTCGTCCTTCGTCAGAGTCCAGAGGGCCCCTCCGGACGCCGTTAAGATGAGGCGGCGGACATCTTCTTTGCGATGGCCTTCTAACGACTGAAAGATGGCGCTATGCTCGCTGTCGACCGGGAAAATGCGGACACCGTGCCGCCGCGCCTCGTCCTGCATCAGTTTTCCCGCCATGACCATCGGCTCTTTATTGGCCAAGGCAATTTGTTTTCCGCTCCGGATCGCGGCCAGGGTGGGGACAAGACCGGCGCCACCGACGATGGCTGAGATGACGAGCTCAGCTTCTGGCGCAGAGGCGACCTGAATCAAACCTTCTTGACCGTCAAGGATTTCAACGGGCAATCCTGCGCAGCGCTGCCGGAGCCTGGCGGCTGCGGCGGCATTCGAGAGGGCCACGACGCGGGGCTTGTAACGGCGGATCTGCTCTTCGAGTTTTTCATCATTGCTTCCCGCAGTCAGTCCTGCCACACGGAACTCTTCCGGGAACCGGTCCACGATATCTAAGGTGCTGGTGCCGATCGACCCAGTCGATCCGAGAATGACGATTGTTTTCATAGCTGATCCCTCACTCGATGACTCGTAGGCGGCTTACCATCGTTATATAGTAGTAGAAGGCAGGGGCGGTGAACAAGAGACTATCCAGCCGGTCGAGCATGCCGCCATGTCCTGGCAGAATTCCTCCGGAGTCTTTGATGCCGACGCTTCGTTTCATGGCCGATTCGGTCAGGTCACCCCACAGACCTGTGATGGTCAGCAGGGTGGCCAAGACGAGACAGTCGAGGCCAGACAACTCAGGGAGAAACCACCAACGAACCGCATACGCGGCGAGTATCGCACCAATCAACCCGCCGACCAAGCCTTCGTAGGTTTTTTTTGGACTGATTGTGGGCGCCAAGCGATGTTGTCCGTAGAGGGTGCCGACATAGTAGGCTCCGGTGTCGGACGCCCAGGTAACCAAGAGAAGAAAAAAGATGAGCCATTCGCCGAGAGGCAGCAGTCTCGTCATCGAGAGCGGGCCAAGCGTGAGGCCCAGGTAGAGTACGCCGAACAAGGTCATGGCGCCGTTCTTCAGGCTCTGTTCGAGGGGCGCGCGACTGAATAGCGGAACGGAAATAATGCCGATCAATGTCGCGAGAAGGCTCGGTACGATGATGCCTGGCTGGTGTGCGCCGAGAATCACCGCGGCGAATCCTGTCAGGCCGATTCCTATCAGCCAGGAGTGACTGTGGTCGCTGAAACATAATCGATAGAATTCGAAGAGCGCGAGCGCACCGGCCAGTACCACGACGCCTGAAAATGCGAGGGGTGGGAGGTACCGAATGACGGCATACAAAAGTGGCGCGAGGACCAGGACGGTATAGATCCGGCGGGGGTCAAACCGAGGCGCTGCAGAGGGTGTTGGGCTTGCCGGCTGTTGGCCGGCGGTGTTGGCTTGCTGCATGTGGACGTTTACATCGGCCACTATGAAGAAATGGTGCTGAGCACGCGACCGAATCGCCGCTCGCGGCGCTGGTATTCCAGCAAGGCCAGCAAGAGTTCGCGGCGACGGAAGTCGGGCCAGAGAGTTGGCGTGAAGTAGAGCTCGGTGTAGGCCAGCTGCCAGAGGAGGAAATTGCTGATTCGCGTTTCGCCGCTCGTGCGAATTAACAGGTCAGGATCGGGCAGGTCGTGGGTGTAGAGGTGTTGTTGGATTCGTGACTCATCGACCTCGTTCGGTTGCAGTTTCCCGTCTTGTGCCTCACGCAGAAGCTCCCGCACCGCATCGACAATCTCGGTCCGGCCACCATAACTGAGGGCGACGGTCAGATGCAGTTTGTCGAGATGGGCAGTTTCTTGTTCGGCGGCCCGGACCCATTGGAGGGCGGAGGCCGGGAGGGCGTCGAGTCGGCCGATGGTCCGGAACCGGACACCCTGTTCAATGAGCTTCGTTCGCTCCGTCGACAAGTAGTATTCGAGCAAGCCCATGAGCGAGGAGATTTCCTGCGCAGGACGATTCCAGTTTTCCTGTGAAAACGCGTAGATGGTCAGGGCGTGGATGCCAAGCTCCAGGCAGACGGTGATCATTTCCCGAACGGACTGAATCCCTTCCCGATGACCGGCGATGCGAGGAAGGGTGCGGAGTTCTGCCCAGCGGCCGTTGCCATCCATGATAATGGCCACGTGTTTGGGTAAGAGGTCTGACTCGAGTTTTGTGGCCAGCTCTTCGTTGGATAACTGGTCCATAGCCGATGATTCGTTCGTGCTCATGCGATGTAGCTCGTCACGATCCTTAATCTTGGGTGAAAACTTATGGCAGGCGAGCAAAGTCTACTGGCGAGGGGGAGTAAAGTCAAACGAATTTTCGTAAAAGTCCTGTAAAAGCGACAAGTTGGACGATTCTGCATTGCGCCTGCGGAAATGATTCGGCTATACTCCAGCGTCCATTCGTATGCCAACCGTCGTGGGGATTCTCAAACCATGGGTGAACTTGTTCAGTTAGCCTCCTTTGGTCTGACCGAAAGTGAAGTGTTCTCGGCGCTCGGACGGGTCAAAGTCCGTGATGTCGACTATGCCGATCTGTATTTTGAGTCTTGTGTCTCCGAGTCCGTCTCGATGGAAGAGTCCCTCGTCAAACGTGCCACGAAGAATGTGTCGCAGGGTGTGGGGGTGCGTGCCACGGCGGGCGAAAAAACCGGCTTTGCCTATTCCGATGAACTGACGAAAAAGGATCTCGAGCTGGCGGCCGATACGGCGCGCTACATTGCCAATTCGCCAAGCGGGGCCCAGGCAGTTTCAGTACCTGTCCGCCAACGTCCAACACGAGACCTTTACCCGGTTGAACGGGCACAGGCCGAAGTGGCGACAGCCGATCGCGTGTCTCTCTTGAATGCCATCGATGCCGAGGCGCGCCGCTATGACCCGCGCATCAAGAATGTGATGGCCTCGTTTAACACGGAGTATAAGGTGGTCGTAGTCGCGACCTCCGATGGCACGTTGATCGGAGATGTGCAGCCGCTTTCACGGTTGCAAGTCACCTGTATCGCCGAAGAGAACGGGCAACGCCAAGCCGGCTCGTTCGGCGGGGGGGGGCGTGTCGGATTTGAGTTCTACCACGAGGGCGATCGGCATCTGCGGTTTGCTCGTGAAGCGGCTCGTGAAGCCATTCTCAATCTTTCTGCTGTCGAGGCGCCAGCCGGTGTCATGCCGGTCGTGCTGGGGGGAGGTTGGCCGGGGATTCTGTTGCACGAAGCCATCGGCCATGGTCTGGAAGCGGACTTCAATCGTAAGAAAACCTCAGCCTTTTCGAACCTCCTCGGTAAACGAGTGGCCTCCGATATCTGCACGATTGTCGATGATGGAACCTTGCCGGGCCGTCGGGGCTCGCTCAATATGGATGATGAGGGGACCCCGACCGGTCGCACGGTACTCATTGAGAACGGGATCTTGCGCGGCTATATCACCGACAAACTTAATGCGCGGCTGATGGGCATTCCTCTGACCGGCAACGGACGGCGCGAGAGTTATCAAAGTGTGGTCTTGCCGCGAATGACCAATACGTTCATGTTAGCCGGAACGTCGGATCCTGAGGACATCATTCGCTCGGTCGATCGCGGCCTCTATGCCGTGTCGTTCGGTGGCGGGCAGGTGGATATCACCAACGGAAAGTTCGTATTTTCAGCCAGCGAAGCCTACTTGATTGAAGGTGGGAAGATTACGAGACCGGTCAAGGGCGCCACATTGATCGGCAGCGGACCGGAGATTCTCACCAAGGTTTCGATGGTCGGGCACGATCTCAAGCTCGACGAGGGCATCGGCACATGCGGCAAGGAAGGGCAGTCCGTTCCAGTGGGTGTCGGTCTGCCGACCATTCGAATCGATGAGATCACCGTGGGCGGGACGCAGCGATGAACCAGCCGATACAACAGCGGGATGGGTATAGTCAGCTCGCCATGGATCTTTTGGCGAAGGCAAAGGCTAGTGGCGCGACGGAAGCGGACATCATTATTGCCGACGGTGAAACGTTTTCAGTTCAGGTCCGGCTGGGTGCCGTCGATCGTCTCACGAAAGCGCGGGAGAAGCATCTCGGGCTACGTGTCTTTGTCGGGAAACGCTCTGCCAGTACCTCAACGTCAGATTTTTCAGCAGATTCCTTGAATCAACTCGTGGCCGAAACCTGTATTTTGGCGAAGGCCGTCGTGGAAGATCCGGTATCCGGGTTGCCGGCTGCGGATCGTATGGCAGGCGAGCGGCCGGATTTAGATCTCTACGATCCAACCAGGCTCAATACGGAGCAGCAGATCGATTTAGCGAAGAGGGTGGAGGCTGCCGCCATGTCTTCGGACGAGCGGGTGACAAACTCTGAAGGGGGCGACTTCGATTCCTCCTCTGGGCGCGTGGTCTTGGGCAATAGTCATGGCTTCCTGGGCGAGTATCAAAGTTCCAGCTTTTCAATGGCGGCATCGCCTGTTGCGACCGATCCGGAGACCGGGGCCATGCAGCGGGATTCCTGGTATGCCGTGCAGCGGAAGTTTGCCAAATTGGATTCCCCTGAAGCGGTGGGACTGGAAGCGGCGCGGCGGACGGTCAGAAAACTCGGGGCGAGGAAGGTGGCGACTCAACGGGCTCCTGTCATTTTCGATGCTGAGATGGCCGGAAGCCTCATGGGGAATCTCTGCAGCGCGGTGTCCGGCTACTCGCTCTATAAAGGGGCTTCGTTTCTGGCAGGGCAATTGGACAAGCCTCTGGCTCCTGAGTATGTGACGGTTTATGACGACGGGCGAGTGGTCGGAGGACTGGGCTCTCGGCCGTTCGACGGCGAAGGCCTCCCGACCAGAAAAACGACCGTGGTGGAGCGAGGGGTCTTGAAAAGCTACTTGCTCGATACCTATTCCGGACGGAAGCTTGGTATGGCCTCGACCGGCAACGCCTCCCGCAGCGTCGGTGAAAATCCGTCGGTCGGTCCGACGAATTTTTATCTCGCGCCCGGGACGAAGACGGCACAAGAGATAATCAAGACGGTGAAGCAGGGGCTCTATGTCACGGACCTCATTGGTTTTGGCATCAATATGGTGACCGGCGATTACTCACGGGGCGCTGCCGGGTTCTGGATCGAGGGGGGCGAGTTGGCGTACCCTGTCGAAGAGATTACGATTGCAGGTAACTTACAAGAGATGTTCGCCGGAATCGAGATGATCGGTAACGATCTCGTGTTCCGTGGGCGCATTGCCAGTCCGACGATCAAGATCGGTGAAATGACGATCGCCGGGAGTTGAGACCGGAGGAAGGAGCGACACGATGCGACAGGTATGGGCGTTGATGGTTCTTGTGCTGCTTCCGGCTCCTGGTTTTGCCGCAGATTTTCGGGTGACGAGCCCCACGATCAAAGAGCAGGGCAGCATCGGCAACGAACATGTCTTTAACGGCTTCGGTTGCACCGGCAGCAATGTGTCGCCGGAATTGAAGTGGGAGCAGGCGCCGAAGGATGCGAAAAGCTTTGCCGTGACGGTCTATGATCCTGACGCTCCGACGGGAAGCGGTTGGTGGCATTGGGTGATCTTCAACATTCCTCCCAGCATCACGTCCCTCCCGGCCGGTGCAGGCCAATCAAACGGTAGCAGCGCACCGCAGGGCGCAGTTCAGAGTATCACCGATTTCGGTCAGCCGGGGTACGGCGGTCCCTGCCCTCCTCAAGGCGATAAGCCGCATCGGTATATTGTTACGGTCTATGCGTTGAAAGTGGATCAGCTCCCGCTCAAGAAAGAGGCGTCCGGTGCGATGGTGGGGTACTATCTGAATCAGAATGCGTTAGGAAAAGCCTCCCTCACCGTCACCTATGGACGATGAGTTTTCATACAACCGGTCGCCTGAAACAGTGACTAAAGGAACCACGCACCATGCCGCTTGATACCGAACTTGGAAAGACCATGCTCCAGTTGATTACGTCGAGATACGACGACCGGCATTGGCGCAAGAAGATCGAAAAGACGCTGGGCCTGCCGCAGTCAGGCGTCGGGGATCCTGCGCAACAGCAGATCTTTATGTATCTCAAGATCGGGCTCAAGGCCTACAAATCGCGCCGCGCCGATCCGGATTCCTGGATCGTCGGAGGATATGCGACGAAAGAGATCATCGACCGAGCGAAGTTCCAGCCCCAGGTGGTCGGTCCCGATATTACGAAGGATGAGGTTTCGTTTCTTGGCACCGATCCAGGGAAAGAGATCGATGAAGCCTGGTGGGACGAGATGGTTGTGTCCTGGTTCGATGTGCCGGAAGAAGAACAACCGGCAGAATTGGACGGGGAGTCAGAGCCGGATTCCGAGTCTGCAACTTCTGCAAAGGCTGAAAAGGCGTAACCTCGTCACAGGGCCCGGTTCCAAGAGGGTGCTGCTCGCGGTTCGTCCCGCTTATCAGAACAGTTCCATCTGCGTCGGTTGAGGTTGCTCGGCTTCAAGCACGGGAGCTGCTGGCGGAGTGGCCTCTGTCGGTTCGACCGGCGTTGCATGACGGTCCAGAAATTCTCTTAGTTTCTTGAAGTCCTCACGAAGCGGTTCGAGCATGCTGCTTTGGTGCAAGGCCGCTGCCGGGTGCAGCAGGGGGAAGAGCACAAAGTCTTTCATGTAGAACGCCTGCCCGCGAACCTTCGTGATTCCCACCTTTCGTTCCAGCAATGTTTGCGTCGCCCAATTTCCCAACGTGCATACGAGAGTAGGACGGATCATGGCGATCTGTTGCAGCAGAAACGGTTTGCACGTCTCGACCTCATCCGGTTCCGGGTCTCGGTTGTTCGGGGGGCGGCACTTGATCACGTTCGCGATGTAGATGTCACTCCGTGACAGTCCCGCCGATTCCAGGAGCTCGTTTAAGAGTTTTCCTGCAGCCCCGACGAACGGTTCCCCCTGCTGGTCCTCATAGAAGCCAGGCGCTTCCCCGACGAACATCACAGTCGCATGCGGATTTCCCACACCGAATACGACCTGGCGCCGGCCGAGTTTTGCCAGTTTGCACAGCTGGCAATTATGGAGAGATTTCGCCAGCTCTTGAAGGGGTGTCGTGGTCATGATGGAATGGAGCCATGAGGAATATGGCCGATATCTTAGGAAGCTGTGCCAATCTTGTCAATGTGAGTGAGGGGGCGAGAGCGGCAACATGAACGATGCGACCTGCCTGTGCGAAGCCGCTTCGGCGAAGGCAGGGAACGAAGCCGGAGGCCTTTTTCACCATCCGTCTACTCGACTCGGTAGCCTTTGGCCGCCAAGCAAGTATCCCTCATCGCATTGATCGTCGAGATCCCGTGCAGGGCGCGGGCATGGTCGCTCGGGCTTTGGGGGCCTCCGCTGAACGGGAAGGGGGTACTCTGGTTATAGAACTGGTTTTCGTTCGCTAGCCTCGCCTTGTACTCGCACTCCATATAATCCCGTTCCAGATCTCGCTGACTCAGCCCCTGCGGATTGCCTCCACGCGTGGAGGAACCGGGTGCGCATCCGGCGAACGTCAGCACAATGACTGCTAGCAAGGCGCGTTTCACCAACGGCTGTCTCATCCTCATAGACCTACCATTGGATAGTGCCATCGTCAAGCGGACCTATTGGCGCGCGATGGCATCGGCGCAATGGTTGCCACTGACGATCGCGCTTTCGAGGTTGGGCGGCCATCCGGTATCGGTCCAGGCCCCAGCCACGAGCAAGTTGGCGATCGGACTCCGTTGGATGGGCCGATGCAGTTTCGTGCCGGGCCTGAGTGAGAGGATGGCGTTGGGCATCGTTCGGCGGTGGATCGGTCCGAGCCTGCATCCGGGACGGAGAAGTTCCAACGATCTGAGCATGTCAGGAATGAGTCCATCAAGGTTGGAGTCCGATCGAGTCTGCGCAAGTTGATGGTCGGTTGTGAGCAGGGAGAAGCCTGTGCGGTCTGGCGTTGCCGCTGTGACGAGTAGCGAGTGAAACGCGGTATCGCCTAAGAGGATGAGGCGAGGAGTGGCGCAGGGTTGCTCTGCTTGCAGATGTAAGAGGGTGCCGTCTTGCGACACCAATTCCGCAAGCTGCTGAAAGTAGGCATAGCGGGTCAGCCATCGTTCCGGAAGTAACGGCGTGAGTTGCTGCGGAGGCAGGGCGGCGATATACCAATCGGCCTGCAGCAGTGACCCATTCCTCAACAGGACTCCCGTGATGTGATCTCGCTCATAGCGGAACTGCGCCGAGTCGGTATTGCGTAAGATGGTCGCTCCGCCCGCCGTCAGTCTCTCGGTGATGGGTCGTATCAGGCAGGTTTGCAGCGAGTCCTGGACAACCGAGATGCGGCTATCGTGACGAGTGCTTAGGAACAAGGGCCGCAGCGATGCGATGAAGGCATCGGCGGACAGAGCAGAGAGTTCATTGCCAGTCAGCCAGCGCGCGAGAGGATTCCAGACGACACGGCGCGTCTGCGCGCTTTGTCCTATTGACGCAAGCCATTCGTCGGCGGTGCGCTGTTCCAGGTCGGCAGGCAGGCGTTCATCGCCTTCCCAGAGCCGTTCCAATCGGGATACCAATCGCCACCGTTCCGTCCAGGGGAGGCCTGTAAACCTCAGCAGGCTGACCCAGGTATGTAGGGGGGCGGGGAACCAGGCATGTGGATAACGGGCGATGGCATTCTCGTTGAGGCGAAATTCCAGAGAGATGTCTCGCTGTGTCGGCTGCTGGAGATTGGCATGGAGTGAGCCTAGTAAGGCCTTTGTTGCGTGATGGCAACCGAGGATTGTGAGCGGTTCAGGGCTGTCGTCCGCAGGCGTACCAGTGGTGGCACCCGCCAAGAGTGGCTGAGGGTCGACGATCGTGACTCGATAGCCCTGGCGGATGAGACGATAGGCGGCGGTGAGCCCGGCCGGGCCTCCACCAAGAATCACGACGGACTGAGCGTGCGTGGGCGTCACAAGAATTTTGAGCGGAGCCAGACTCCGGCGGCAAGGGCCAGCCGATGATTGGTTGAGAGTCGGACGCGAGGACCGAAAATCCGATGTCCTGGATCCTCGATTTTTTTCAGGATGCGGAAATAGACGGCACGCATGATTTCCGAGACGGTCAATGCGCGCCGGTCATGTGTCGGCAGGGCTTCGAACGCCGCCTGTGCCTTGGCGTAATACTCATGGGCTCGTGCGGCTTCGAAGCGAAGCAACTTTCGGAGTTCTTCACTCTCCTGACGCTGGAGGATCATCTGCTCGGTGCATCCGAATTTTATGAGATCTTCCTGCGGTAGGTAGATGCGGCCCTGGGCTGCGTCGGTTTCGATGTCCCGTAGAATGTTCGTCAGTTGGAATGCCATGCCGAGAGAGACGGCATAGTCTTGGGCCCTGGCTGAGGTCGGCCCGAAAATATGCAGGCAGATGAGTCCGACCACCGATGCGACTCGATAGCAGTAGAGCGAGAGATCTTGAAACGACGCGTATCGTGCCGCCGAGAGGTCCATGCCCACGCCCTTAATCAGCTCCTCGAAATAGGCCTGTGGGATCGATAGCTGTTTCACATGGGTGGCCAGGCTGATGGTGACCGGGAAGGTCGGTGTGCCTTGATAGGCCGCCTCCAGCTCGTTCCACCACCGCTGCAACTCATCCTGGGGATTGCTGCCTGTCGGGGGCTCATCGACCGCGTTATCGACTTCCTTGCAGAAGGCGTAGACGGTGTACATCGCTGCGCGCCTGGCTCGTGGGAGGAAGAGGAATGAATAATAGAAATTACTCCCGCTCTTCTTGGTGAGAGTCGTGCAGTAGGCTTGCGCGTCGGTCGAAGAGAGTATGGTCATGGCATTAGTGCTGAGGTTGTGGCTCCAGGCGACTGGCCATGGAGTCGTGCATGGGGTACTGGTCTGATGGATGGAAGATGGCGGCCAATAGTTCAATCCCGTCAATCAGGCGAGGGCCAGGCCGGCTAAAATACGAGGACGCGTCGACCAGGAATGTCTGTTCCCTCAGTGTTGAGGGGATGGGCCATTGACCAGGTTGCAGCATAAGCTGGGATAGTTCAGTACGTGTCCGTTCAACTGAGAAGCCGCAGGGCATGACGATGAGCACGTCCGGAGACGCGGCGACGATGTCGTCCCACGTCACAACGCGAGAAGGGGTGCCAGGCTGGGCCAGGACATCCTGTCCGCCTGCAAGTTGAACCATCTCAGGAACCCAATGACCTGCGACATATAGCGGAGAGAGCCATTCGATACAGACCACGCGAGGGCGATGCGAGAGATTCTGGACGCGAGTGCGAACGGCTTCGAGTCGCTCGCGTAACTGCGACGCGAGACGATGGCCCTCTGCCGACCGGCCTGCCGCGTCGCCGATCCGCACGACATCATCGATTACATCGTGAATCGTACCGGGGTTCAATGTCAGGACGGTCGGTTGGTGAGGCATGGCTCGAATGGCCTCATGCAGTTGATCCGGCGTGACGGCACAGACATGACAGAGGTCTTGGGATAGGATCAGATCGGGGCGCGAGTGGCACAAGCGGTCATGGTTTAGCCGATAGAGCCGCTGGCCGGAGGCCACGAACTGCGCGACTTGTCGATCGATCTCAGCGCTGGTCAGCCCATGAGGAGGGATCATCGGCTCAACCATGATGGGCACGCTCCCGACCGATGGCGGGTAGTCGCACTCATGACTGATTCCAACGAGTTCCTCGCTCAGACCGAGCGCGGCAATCACTTCGGTAGCACTGGGAAGCAGCGAGCAGATTCTCATATCACTCGGTTCTTATGGGGCGGGCCATAACCGCTCACGGAGTTCGCTGAGGCGAACCTGTGTGAGACTTGGGGTTATGGCATGGGCTTCATGCAGATCTTGGATCGTGTGCGTGTTCGCCACGGCGAGGACCTTCATCCCGGCGGTTTTCGCGCCGCGCAGGCCGGGGATGGAATCCTCGATGACCAAACAAGATCCTGGGGCGATGGTCTGCTTCGGGTCTTGTCGATTCAAGGCGTCGAGGGCATGGAGAAACGGCTCCGGATCGGGTTTTCCCTTGGTGACGTCTTCGGCGCCAGTGATGTGGAGAAATTCTTTACGAAGCCCGGCCTGTTCAAGGATGAATTCAATCTCATGGCGGAGGGCGCCGGATGCAATGGCTAAGGGGTACGTCGCAGCGGCCTCCTGCACAAATTCCCGCACACCTGGAAAAATGACCAGATGTCCCTTCACCGACTCCAGATAGGCCAGGGCTTTCCGTTGCATCAATGTCGTGATGGCCGCGAGATCGGTGGAGCGCTGATGTGCGGTGAGTGCCGCGAGAAAGCAGCCTCGATCGTCGTAGCCAAGGTAGTTGGCGTAGTAGTCGGACTCAGTCAGGCCGATGCCGATTTCAGC
Above is a genomic segment from Nitrospirota bacterium containing:
- a CDS encoding YbhB/YbcL family Raf kinase inhibitor-like protein yields the protein MRQVWALMVLVLLPAPGFAADFRVTSPTIKEQGSIGNEHVFNGFGCTGSNVSPELKWEQAPKDAKSFAVTVYDPDAPTGSGWWHWVIFNIPPSITSLPAGAGQSNGSSAPQGAVQSITDFGQPGYGGPCPPQGDKPHRYIVTVYALKVDQLPLKKEASGAMVGYYLNQNALGKASLTVTYGR
- a CDS encoding uracil-DNA glycosylase family protein is translated as MTTTPLQELAKSLHNCQLCKLAKLGRRQVVFGVGNPHATVMFVGEAPGFYEDQQGEPFVGAAGKLLNELLESAGLSRSDIYIANVIKCRPPNNRDPEPDEVETCKPFLLQQIAMIRPTLVCTLGNWATQTLLERKVGITKVRGQAFYMKDFVLFPLLHPAAALHQSSMLEPLREDFKKLREFLDRHATPVEPTEATPPAAPVLEAEQPQPTQMELF
- a CDS encoding FAD-dependent oxidoreductase; its protein translation is MTPTHAQSVVILGGGPAGLTAAYRLIRQGYRVTIVDPQPLLAGATTGTPADDSPEPLTILGCHHATKALLGSLHANLQQPTQRDISLEFRLNENAIARYPHAWFPAPLHTWVSLLRFTGLPWTERWRLVSRLERLWEGDERLPADLEQRTADEWLASIGQSAQTRRVVWNPLARWLTGNELSALSADAFIASLRPLFLSTRHDSRISVVQDSLQTCLIRPITERLTAGGATILRNTDSAQFRYERDHITGVLLRNGSLLQADWYIAALPPQQLTPLLPERWLTRYAYFQQLAELVSQDGTLLHLQAEQPCATPRLILLGDTAFHSLLVTAATPDRTGFSLLTTDHQLAQTRSDSNLDGLIPDMLRSLELLRPGCRLGPIHRRTMPNAILSLRPGTKLHRPIQRSPIANLLVAGAWTDTGWPPNLESAIVSGNHCADAIARQ
- the hpnD gene encoding presqualene diphosphate synthase HpnD, whose translation is MTILSSTDAQAYCTTLTKKSGSNFYYSFLFLPRARRAAMYTVYAFCKEVDNAVDEPPTGSNPQDELQRWWNELEAAYQGTPTFPVTISLATHVKQLSIPQAYFEELIKGVGMDLSAARYASFQDLSLYCYRVASVVGLICLHIFGPTSARAQDYAVSLGMAFQLTNILRDIETDAAQGRIYLPQEDLIKFGCTEQMILQRQESEELRKLLRFEAARAHEYYAKAQAAFEALPTHDRRALTVSEIMRAVYFRILKKIEDPGHRIFGPRVRLSTNHRLALAAGVWLRSKFL
- a CDS encoding cobalamin-binding protein, which encodes MRICSLLPSATEVIAALGLSEELVGISHECDYPPSVGSVPIMVEPMIPPHGLTSAEIDRQVAQFVASGQRLYRLNHDRLCHSRPDLILSQDLCHVCAVTPDQLHEAIRAMPHQPTVLTLNPGTIHDVIDDVVRIGDAAGRSAEGHRLASQLRERLEAVRTRVQNLSHRPRVVCIEWLSPLYVAGHWVPEMVQLAGGQDVLAQPGTPSRVVTWDDIVAASPDVLIVMPCGFSVERTRTELSQLMLQPGQWPIPSTLREQTFLVDASSYFSRPGPRLIDGIELLAAIFHPSDQYPMHDSMASRLEPQPQH
- a CDS encoding HAD family phosphatase; this translates as MNTLSAIIFDFDGVIADTEPLHFAGFRQTLAEIGIGLTESDYYANYLGYDDRGCFLAALTAHQRSTDLAAITTLMQRKALAYLESVKGHLVIFPGVREFVQEAAATYPLAIASGALRHEIEFILEQAGLRKEFLHITGAEDVTKGKPDPEPFLHALDALNRQDPKQTIAPGSCLVIEDSIPGLRGAKTAGMKVLAVANTHTIQDLHEAHAITPSLTQVRLSELRERLWPAP